DNA sequence from the Lates calcarifer isolate ASB-BC8 unplaced genomic scaffold, TLL_Latcal_v3 _unitig_448_quiver_1513, whole genome shotgun sequence genome:
GCTATGGTGTATTTGTCTGAAGCTAACagagctaagctaaccggcgTTAGCTAACGTCAGCGTGTCAGTTGATTCAATATGAAGCGTCATGCCCCTTTGAAGTCTACAATTTGTCCATAATAATTCCCAAGTTCATCAAGACTTTTGCATAAAATGAACCGATATCAGGTGGCTCTAATAAAGAAAGTTCAAAGTGGTTGAGTGTTGTGCAATGTAGCTGCTTTTATGAATTCGAAATTTTAAGCAACTGTCCACATGTTGTTGTTTAGTGAGTGCCACGACAGCATGCTAGCTAGCCTTAGCTCGTTAGCTACACACAGCGTTAGTACACTGTCAAGACCCGCTGGGTTGTAATGTTAAGTACCCTCCCCATTTGAACTTATAAGGACAGACCGACCAACCAGTTTCAATTCATATCTAGGTCATGTTACAGACGTTGCAATTTTGCCAAAGAAATATATAGCTAATTCGCAAATCACGATAATATTTGAGTTTCCCGCACCCGCTATTTAATTGGGCAACTTTCCAAGGAACTGAACTATGCAATCTCATTAcaaaattttacttttattattgttttttttcatgcctgCCGCATTACCCAGAAGATCACATTATCTGCTTCAACGTCTTAATTTATGGTGAGGTAGCTATCCACTTTTGAATATATGCAAATAAACGTTAAATTGGATTATTTTGCAACTGAGTTTGTCTCATTTGTTAGGTTGACACGTAGTAGACTGGCTACCAAACTGTCACCGAGGTCTTACATGCACATCACACGAGGGAGTGAGGGATTTTATTTAACGATCACAGGCTGCAACTCACCTAGAGGCGGATTGCTTGTGTTGATGGTGAGGTTTAACGCCATACTGTAAAATCCTTCTTCCACACAGGTGGTGAAGCCTTTTCACTCTATGAGAGATCCAACTGAAGAAAGACCACACTCCTCAATGACCGCACCACCACCGGAAGAGACCAGCTTTTTCGATGTTTACGATTAACGGTTAACCAGCGACTTGGAGGTGCAACACTGCCCCCAACTGTACAGGAGTATAAATGTGCATAAACTAGTGTGAACGACTAGAAACTgggtaggtaggtaggtagcAAGCATAGCGCACATTTCTTGGTGGACTTGTACAGAGTACGGTCGAGACCAtacattacagagagaaacccagcAATTCCCACATTGAGCAGCAAAAGTCCCCTATCTGGAATAATAAAAGCAATCTCTCGTGACAACAGCGACAATCagcagttaaaacatttttttcacattcattatttttgaacAATAGTGCAGGTAACAATAAGCCTGCTCATCTGAATCGGGTTTGGCCTGATCTGATTAAATATGAattgagaaataaaacaagaagtGAAATAAGGAATTCACTCCACATGAAGAATCTGACGAAGTTACGTCCAATTAACTGCAAAATCACAACGCACTTGACTGCAGTATGAAATGGAGCAAAGATCTTGTTCGTCCTAACCCCTATTCAGCATTAAATAGCACattcatgtattttaaaaattctcAACATTATGTCAAAGCCTTGAAAATGACTTTTGTGATATTCACAAAACTCCTTGCACTAAACAATACTAAGAAACAATCTGCCTTGTACTTGTCACCTGGTAAAATGATCATGACATTTCCATCATATATCTATTTTTATCAGTTATATGCTGATTGGTTTGGTGGCTTATAAGATAAATTGTATTTCCTCTCGCCACCGCTGCCATTGCAGGCtgtcttatttttcatttatttatttgttaagaTTTAATGTGCGATCCAAGCTTCATTGACATTGCGCCGcgaggaaaatgagaaaatgtacttTGAACCAAAAACAGTTTCTGCTTGATGAAAAGATTCCTATTCCCCGAGATTTACAGTCACTCAGAAAATAAAAGGTGTTTTGTTGCATTTCATTTAAGTTGCTCAGTAAGCCATTAAATTGAATGCAGCCATTAATAATTAAGtctgctgtgaaataaaatggtCAGGTATGGAATTTACATAATATACGATGTAGAAATATACAACGATTTCACAGGAAGGGAGAAtaagaaattaaaatacattctTTAGTCATTGATATTCTTTATTAGGTCCACCATTTTGTACACAACAGGACAGCATGGATTTAATCAACAATATAGAGATTTTTGACAGGAGAGAATCAGGAGAGCTCATCTCTTTATACATCAAATAACCTGAGGACAGAGGAACAAAAGATCTTTTCAGCTGCAAGCAATTAATATTCAATGTAACTCATGATCTACTGTACATCAGTACTTCTGGCTGAGGCAATTAATTTTCTAAAGCCACATTCACATGGTGTAGAGCAGTCTCACCTTGACAGTCTATAACTTGTCAATGCCCAGCTCTTCTGGTGTTGAGATGCCAAGTTCTGTCAGAGTGGGCTTGAGCTCTTGGATCACGTAGGGATAGATGTCTTTGTGGGGGCCCGCTTTGTTCtgaataacagaaaaataattagtaGTTCAAGATAATCTGATCTAGTGATACATTTGTCTTGAGGAgtatcacattttatttgttttcacaatttcctcctttcctttaaTAACTCCTTGAATTGTCAGGACTCACACATCTCAAGTGAAACTaatttcagagaaaacattATGGCAGACTGGAGGGGAGCCTATAAAGGGATTATCACTCACCTTGACAGCCTCAAGGATGCGGATGGCACTGGCCAGGTCATTCAGTCTCCGACAAGCTCTGAGTGCTGAATCCAGGATTTTAGGCTCCGGTACCAGGTCATACCCAATCAGGGTGTTCACGCCTTTAGGTTGAAAAAAGTCCCATTATGTTAcagaaatataatttatttttaaataatattagAAACTGGAATCATAACAATGACCAAATTAAGGAAAATTATAAAAGAACACGATGGGCATCAACTGTGACTGTCACCTTTCCTCAGTTCCCAGGCATCTATGTCGGGCTTGCTGAAGTAAGTGACCCAACGGGCATCAAACTCCTCGTCTGTCTCTACCTTAGCATGGGAGTAACATCTGGAAGCCAATGGAGCTGAAACccaagaggcagaaacagaaacatctttatgaaatatttattctaCTATATGGTTATGATTA
Encoded proteins:
- the LOC108899935 gene encoding cytochrome c oxidase subunit 5A, mitochondrial, with the protein product MFRAVFRLSATGARSLARSRPCYSAPLASRCYSHAKVETDEEFDARWVTYFSKPDIDAWELRKGVNTLIGYDLVPEPKILDSALRACRRLNDLASAIRILEAVKNKAGPHKDIYPYVIQELKPTLTELGISTPEELGIDKL